The following are encoded in a window of Candidatus Dormiibacterota bacterium genomic DNA:
- a CDS encoding NADH-quinone oxidoreductase subunit I, whose translation MSAVTRPIETPRTSELKQLLKTFLLLELWVGLWVTLKNQFRPHITVEYPKERVELSPRFRGVPRLRYHPESAEELCIACHLCETVCPDDCIHIVSEKKPDGKGKRLVSFEINYERCCFCGLCVDPCPTKPLTAIYMSHDYEMADYKREPFVAPLKILLNGVDPKDYKE comes from the coding sequence ATGAGCGCTGTGACCCGGCCGATCGAGACCCCGCGCACGAGCGAGCTCAAGCAGCTGCTGAAGACCTTCCTCCTGCTCGAGCTGTGGGTCGGCCTCTGGGTGACGCTCAAGAACCAGTTCCGGCCGCACATCACGGTCGAGTATCCCAAAGAGAGGGTCGAGCTGTCGCCCCGCTTCCGTGGCGTGCCCCGCCTGCGCTACCACCCGGAGTCCGCCGAGGAGCTGTGCATCGCCTGCCATCTCTGCGAGACGGTCTGCCCGGACGACTGCATCCACATCGTCTCGGAGAAGAAGCCGGACGGCAAGGGGAAACGCCTGGTGTCGTTCGAGATCAACTACGAGCGCTGCTGCTTCTGCGGGCTGTGCGTCGATCCCTGCCCGACGAAGCCGCTCACGGCGATCTACATGTCGCACGATTACGAGATGGCCGACTACAAGAGGGAGCCGTTCGTGGCCCCCCTCAAGATCCTCCTGAACGGGGTCGACCCGAAGGATTACAAGGAGTAG
- the nuoK gene encoding NADH-quinone oxidoreductase subunit NuoK, producing MPIPPHHALVFSLLLFSVGVAGVLTRRNAIIILMSIELMMNAANINFIAFGLRLHNMVGQVFSVFTIAVAAGEVAVGLAVVLALYRNRDTVYVDQVHIMKG from the coding sequence GTGCCGATCCCGCCCCACCACGCCCTGGTGTTCAGCCTGCTGCTGTTCTCGGTCGGCGTCGCAGGTGTCCTGACCCGGCGCAACGCCATCATCATCCTCATGTCGATCGAGCTGATGATGAACGCCGCCAACATCAATTTCATAGCCTTCGGTCTGCGTCTGCACAACATGGTCGGACAGGTGTTCAGCGTGTTCACCATCGCGGTGGCGGCGGGAGAGGTGGCGGTCGGGCTCGCGGTGGTGCTGGCCCTGTACCGCAACCGGGACACCGTCTACGTGGACCAGGTCCACATCATGAAGGGCTGA
- a CDS encoding NADH-quinone oxidoreductase subunit J yields MTAAIFYILASVALLSAVMVIWSRNVVHSAIYLVLTFLCVAGVYVLLRAEFVAAVQVFVYAGGIVVLFLFVIMLVNLKDALGPRVRVHATVSAVVAAAATILLLYVAVSGGLRPGYASGHDLAAQGGNLQQIGYALYSDYLLPFEIASILLLVAMIGAIVLARQKY; encoded by the coding sequence GTGACGGCCGCGATCTTCTACATCCTGGCGTCGGTGGCGCTCCTGTCGGCCGTGATGGTGATCTGGAGCCGCAACGTGGTGCACTCCGCCATCTATCTGGTGCTGACCTTCCTGTGCGTGGCGGGTGTGTACGTCCTGCTGCGGGCGGAGTTCGTGGCGGCGGTGCAGGTGTTCGTCTACGCCGGCGGCATCGTGGTCCTGTTCCTGTTCGTCATCATGCTGGTGAACCTGAAGGACGCGCTCGGGCCGCGCGTCCGCGTTCACGCCACGGTCTCCGCCGTCGTGGCGGCGGCCGCCACGATCCTGCTCCTGTACGTCGCGGTGTCGGGCGGGCTCCGTCCCGGCTACGCCTCGGGACACGACCTGGCGGCTCAGGGGGGCAACCTCCAGCAGATCGGGTATGCCCTGTACAGCGACTACCTGCTGCCGTTCGAGATCGCCTCGATCCTCCTGCTCGTGGCGATGATCGGCGCTATCGTCCTGGCGCGCCAGAAGTACTGA